The following are encoded together in the Solanum stenotomum isolate F172 unplaced genomic scaffold, ASM1918654v1 scaffold36545, whole genome shotgun sequence genome:
- the LOC125852529 gene encoding peptidyl-prolyl cis-trans isomerase-like, translating to MANPKVFFDLTIGGQPAGRVVMELFNDATPKTAENFRALCTGEKGVGKTGKPLHYKGSSFHRVIPGFMCQGGDFTAGNGTGGESIYGSKFADENFVKKHTGPGILSMANAGPGTNGSQFFICTAKTEWLDGKHVVFGQVVEGMDVIKKAEAVGSSSGKCSKAVVVADCGQLS from the coding sequence ATGGCAAATCCTAAGGTTTTCTTCGACCTTACCATCGGAGGTCAACCGGCCGGCCGTGTAGTAATGGAGTTGTTCAACGATGCAACTCCTAAAACAGCGGAAAATTTCCGAGCACTCTGTACCGGAGAGAAAGGCGTAGGGAAGACCGGCAAGCCGTTACACTACAAAGGATCAAGTTTCCACCGTGTGATCCCAGGATTTATGTGCCAAGGAGGTGATTTCACTGCTGGAAACGGTACCGGTGGTGAATCAATCTACGGCTCCAAATTCGCAGACGAGAATTTTGTCAAAAAGCATACCGGTCCTGGAATCCTCTCCATGGCAAATGCCGGACCTGGAACTAACGGATCGCAGTTTTTCATCTGTACGGCGAAGACTGAGTGGCTTGATGGAAAACACGTTGTGTTTGGGCAAGTGGTTGAAGGTATGGATGTGATTAAGAAAGCGGAGGCCGTTGGATCTAGCTCCGGTAAGTGTTCGAAAGCAGTTGTGGTGGCTGATTGTGGCCAACTTTCCTAG